The following proteins are co-located in the Haloplanus sp. HW8-1 genome:
- a CDS encoding DUF7289 family protein, translating into MTDRAVSDVVGFVLVFSLITASVGLVSVAGLGSLQDTRDAERINNGERAFEVLADNHGDIVHGGAPSRATEIKLAETTLTLAGATDSEATLESGSVVGTTETRPITFGRSGEGLDSGVVYEMGAVIRVDRGGAVMRREPPFYFDEDRTVIQYVALESQTGEPQRRSGSTTVLVRGVRGTTAILAHEQPTGNVTLTIDTEPRRAAAWKRYLDAELDGMTPAASACDPLTGNGMVNCTFRTDDLRISRTTIRVSID; encoded by the coding sequence ATGACCGACCGCGCCGTCAGCGACGTGGTGGGTTTCGTCCTCGTGTTCTCGCTCATTACGGCCTCCGTGGGGCTGGTGAGCGTGGCCGGCCTCGGGAGCCTGCAGGACACACGCGACGCCGAGCGGATCAACAACGGCGAACGCGCCTTCGAGGTGCTCGCGGACAACCACGGCGACATCGTCCACGGCGGCGCGCCCTCGCGGGCGACCGAGATCAAACTCGCCGAGACGACGCTGACGCTCGCGGGGGCGACGGACTCCGAAGCCACGCTGGAGAGCGGATCGGTGGTCGGGACGACCGAGACACGGCCGATCACGTTCGGTCGTTCGGGCGAAGGCCTCGACAGCGGCGTCGTGTACGAGATGGGCGCGGTGATCCGGGTGGATCGGGGCGGAGCCGTAATGCGTCGCGAACCCCCGTTCTACTTCGACGAGGATCGAACCGTGATCCAGTACGTCGCGCTCGAATCCCAGACCGGGGAGCCCCAGCGCCGCTCCGGATCGACGACCGTCCTCGTCCGCGGGGTCCGGGGCACCACCGCGATCTTGGCCCACGAACAGCCGACCGGGAACGTCACGCTCACTATCGACACCGAACCCCGACGGGCGGCAGCCTGGAAGCGGTATCTCGACGCGGAACTCGACGGGATGACGCCCGCGGCCTCGGCCTGTGATCCCCTCACCGGCAACGGGATGGTCAACTGTACGTTCCGGACCGACGACCTCCGCATCAGCCGGACTACGATCCGCGTGTCGATCGACTGA
- a CDS encoding fibronectin type III domain-containing protein, with product MADVSLPVPTGDGSTDRAQLLLVGALTLAVVFLSLSLLLNSVIYTENLATRQTNTDVEKTTTFRFAAVDVLGDAIEHVNRGDAPDFATRHDDYRNVTGATVSMLANHSATDGLATDVERRTVRRGTRIVDDNATSTLTPENDSTANWTVVTDARVRNARLHVETGAVVRIVVDNGTARDVVLDGTADELRVEGESEACSLTAGRNWVDLTAAQVDGERCRALTTLPFDDEVNVSIENGADATGTYSLVVDRYEVGTRSAVDTRNYPDQCTPPSPSTYNDSDAGGPYTSPAVYASTANVSVRSQDIDYRRTIRAAPGEVGGPPTDPTFERYDVTNTTTSLQVDWNVTDPNGDFDYVEVSLYNRSDGSTNVRSSNVSDSSETFTGLSNSSAYAINATAVDGASNRRFVSEIHSPDGGGGCPP from the coding sequence ATGGCGGATGTGAGCCTCCCGGTGCCGACGGGCGACGGCTCGACCGACCGCGCCCAGTTGCTCCTGGTCGGCGCGCTCACCCTCGCGGTCGTGTTCCTCTCGCTCAGCCTGCTTCTCAACTCGGTGATCTACACCGAGAACTTGGCGACCCGGCAGACGAACACGGACGTCGAGAAGACGACGACGTTCCGCTTTGCGGCCGTCGACGTACTCGGTGACGCCATCGAACACGTCAACCGCGGGGACGCCCCCGACTTCGCGACGCGGCACGACGACTACCGGAACGTCACCGGGGCGACCGTATCGATGCTCGCGAACCACTCCGCGACCGACGGCCTGGCGACCGACGTCGAGCGACGGACTGTCCGTCGGGGGACCCGCATCGTCGACGACAACGCTACCTCGACGCTGACACCGGAGAACGACTCTACGGCCAACTGGACGGTCGTGACGGACGCACGGGTTCGCAACGCTCGACTGCACGTCGAAACCGGCGCCGTTGTTCGGATCGTCGTCGACAACGGCACGGCGCGGGACGTCGTCCTCGACGGTACCGCGGACGAACTCCGCGTCGAGGGCGAAAGCGAGGCGTGTTCGCTCACCGCCGGTCGCAACTGGGTCGACCTGACGGCCGCGCAGGTCGACGGCGAGCGGTGCCGTGCCCTGACGACGCTCCCGTTCGACGACGAGGTGAACGTCTCGATCGAGAACGGGGCCGACGCGACGGGGACGTACTCGCTCGTGGTCGATCGGTACGAGGTCGGAACCCGATCGGCGGTCGACACGCGGAACTACCCCGATCAGTGTACGCCCCCGTCGCCGTCGACGTACAACGACAGCGACGCGGGCGGGCCGTACACGTCACCGGCGGTGTACGCCTCGACTGCGAACGTCTCGGTTCGGAGTCAGGACATCGACTACCGGCGGACGATACGTGCGGCTCCCGGCGAGGTCGGCGGACCGCCGACCGATCCCACCTTCGAGCGGTACGACGTGACCAACACCACGACCTCGCTCCAGGTCGACTGGAACGTGACGGATCCGAACGGCGACTTCGACTACGTCGAGGTCAGCCTCTACAACCGCTCCGACGGCTCGACGAATGTCCGCTCGTCGAACGTCTCCGACAGTTCCGAGACGTTCACGGGACTGTCAAATAGCTCGGCGTACGCCATCAACGCGACGGCGGTCGACGGGGCGTCGAACCGTCGGTTCGTATCGGAGATCCACAGCCCCGACGGCGGCGGGGGGTGTCCGCCGTGA
- a CDS encoding DUF7288 family protein yields the protein MVTVRAQAHTLEAITAGMILLASVVFALQVTAVTPLSASTSSQHIENQQQASAAGVLDTARETGALDAAVVHWDDTNGSLHGVSAGAYTTDPEVNRTRLGHMLLDTFQSRGIAFNVYVAYTTDTGTVDRTRFIYRGEPSDNAATATTSLALYDDDPLYDANGTATNTTVAGSSSYANFVPPGSDTGLYNVVVVEVVVWRM from the coding sequence GTGGTGACCGTGCGCGCACAGGCACACACGCTCGAAGCGATCACGGCGGGGATGATCCTGCTAGCGAGCGTCGTCTTCGCGCTGCAGGTGACCGCGGTTACCCCGCTGTCCGCGAGTACCTCGAGCCAGCACATCGAGAACCAGCAGCAGGCGTCGGCGGCTGGCGTGCTCGATACGGCTCGCGAGACGGGTGCGCTCGACGCAGCCGTCGTCCACTGGGACGACACGAACGGGTCGTTACACGGCGTCTCGGCCGGGGCCTACACGACCGACCCCGAGGTCAACCGAACGCGTCTCGGACACATGCTCCTCGATACGTTCCAGTCCCGCGGCATCGCGTTCAACGTCTACGTCGCCTACACCACCGACACGGGGACCGTCGACCGAACGCGGTTCATCTATCGGGGCGAACCCAGCGACAACGCCGCCACGGCCACGACGTCGCTGGCGCTCTACGACGACGACCCGCTGTACGACGCGAACGGTACGGCGACGAACACCACCGTCGCCGGATCGAGTAGCTACGCCAACTTCGTCCCGCCGGGGTCGGACACCGGCCTGTACAACGTTGTGGTGGTAGAGGTGGTCGTATGGCGGATGTGA
- a CDS encoding ATPase, T2SS/T4P/T4SS family translates to MAIDDAEGSGSGGPDGAATAGPDRGDGDPATLPELLAAGDTAATRLDAAVSRSRADGTPVVKDLWSWEDYKEEFYYDADGTPPTDGNGEPIPFDPTDTLGFDPERTENVLSGAADLAAELGAVVDDRTVSVDAALDEDAFFSTEFGTTTVANRYDLEKTVPLEKKTHFVEEDRYWVNKPYAYVVIFRSLKENEQKYYVVQPHTTPIEEELVDFLTAKLQNAIKYADVGVAGGLEERERVIRDETYTLLERYDLYSRTSGAGLLDTIASQIGVEAAEGTAGRLLSRLGWQPQSEVDEEISGITARPEPAVLEEDSDDLSEYQVEKLLYYLKRDFIGYERIDAIKHDINVEDISCDGYHSPVFVYHSDYEQIISNIYHGDDELDDFVVKLAQRSGKGISKRRPQVDATLPDGSRAQLTLGKEVSDHGTNYTIRQFKDVPFTPVDLINWKTFSLEEMAYLWLAIENNKSLIFAGGTASGKTTSLNAVSLFIPSNSKIVSIEDTREVELPQRNWVASVTRPSFSDDEQGEVDEFDLLEAALRQRPEYIVMGEIRGEEGRTLFQVMSTGHTTLTTFHADSVGEVLKRFTTEPINVSKTMFTALDLVSIQTQTRVGGQKVRRNKNLTEINFYDAENDEINVQDVYQWQAETDEFLRMSDSNTLEEIRFDRGWTRSTLEEELFKRQVVLAYLIENGLNTYTQVAATVQAFINDEETILALMAEGRLERSLEDLREMESVLIDIDPEKEAMVPRPDPNERGLELCADLLDRAESELFDDYRGEDVAGIDDALGGIEGAADVTAEAGAESPPVEPGDTAAVDDDAPDGSGEEDAADPAPFADDPDDEFDISFDAPDADDGWGGAADDVSDAGVDDVSLDPTADESEESTAETDTDAGDAEADTDTGDAETDTDTGDAEADIDGWGFGDVTDTDDGED, encoded by the coding sequence ATGGCTATCGACGACGCCGAGGGTTCCGGGTCGGGGGGGCCCGACGGCGCGGCGACCGCCGGTCCGGACCGTGGGGACGGGGACCCCGCGACCCTTCCCGAACTGCTCGCCGCGGGCGATACCGCAGCGACGCGACTCGACGCCGCGGTCTCCCGCTCACGAGCCGACGGTACACCGGTCGTCAAGGACCTCTGGTCGTGGGAGGACTACAAGGAAGAGTTCTACTACGACGCCGACGGGACTCCGCCGACCGACGGGAACGGGGAGCCCATCCCGTTCGATCCGACGGACACGCTGGGGTTCGACCCCGAGCGGACGGAGAACGTGCTGTCCGGGGCGGCCGACCTCGCCGCCGAACTCGGCGCCGTCGTCGACGATCGGACGGTGTCGGTCGACGCGGCTCTCGACGAGGACGCCTTCTTCAGCACTGAGTTCGGGACGACGACGGTCGCCAACCGGTACGATCTGGAGAAGACGGTCCCGCTCGAAAAGAAGACCCACTTCGTGGAGGAGGATCGCTACTGGGTGAACAAACCGTACGCGTACGTCGTCATCTTCCGTTCGCTGAAGGAAAACGAGCAGAAGTACTACGTCGTCCAGCCCCACACCACGCCGATCGAGGAGGAACTGGTCGACTTTCTGACGGCCAAGCTCCAGAACGCGATCAAGTACGCGGACGTGGGCGTCGCCGGCGGTCTCGAGGAGCGCGAACGCGTGATCCGGGACGAGACCTACACCCTCCTCGAACGCTACGACCTCTATTCCCGCACGTCGGGGGCCGGATTGCTCGACACCATCGCCTCCCAGATCGGCGTCGAAGCGGCCGAAGGGACCGCCGGACGGCTCCTCTCTAGGCTCGGCTGGCAGCCCCAGTCCGAAGTCGACGAGGAGATCTCCGGGATCACAGCCCGACCCGAACCCGCCGTCCTCGAGGAGGATTCGGACGACCTCTCCGAGTACCAGGTGGAGAAACTGCTCTACTACCTCAAGCGCGACTTCATCGGCTACGAACGCATCGACGCGATCAAACACGACATCAACGTCGAGGACATCTCGTGTGACGGCTACCACTCGCCCGTCTTCGTCTACCACAGCGACTACGAGCAGATCATCTCCAACATTTACCACGGGGACGACGAACTCGACGACTTCGTCGTCAAACTCGCCCAGCGGTCGGGCAAGGGCATCAGCAAGCGCCGGCCGCAGGTGGACGCGACCTTGCCGGACGGTTCCCGCGCCCAGCTAACCCTGGGCAAGGAGGTGTCCGACCACGGCACCAACTACACCATCCGCCAGTTCAAGGACGTCCCGTTCACCCCCGTCGACCTCATCAACTGGAAGACGTTCTCGCTGGAGGAGATGGCGTACCTCTGGCTTGCCATCGAGAACAACAAGTCGCTGATCTTCGCCGGGGGGACCGCGTCGGGGAAGACGACCAGCCTGAACGCCGTCTCGCTCTTTATTCCCTCGAACTCGAAGATCGTCTCCATCGAGGACACCCGCGAGGTGGAACTCCCCCAGCGCAACTGGGTGGCCTCGGTCACCCGCCCCTCTTTCTCCGACGACGAACAGGGGGAAGTCGACGAGTTCGACCTGCTGGAGGCGGCGCTCCGGCAACGGCCGGAGTACATCGTCATGGGCGAGATCCGTGGTGAGGAGGGGCGCACCCTGTTCCAGGTCATGTCGACCGGACACACCACGCTGACGACGTTCCACGCCGACAGCGTGGGCGAGGTGTTGAAGCGGTTCACCACCGAGCCGATCAACGTCTCGAAGACGATGTTCACGGCCCTCGATCTGGTGTCGATCCAGACCCAGACCAGGGTCGGGGGACAGAAGGTCCGCCGGAACAAGAACCTCACCGAGATCAACTTCTACGACGCCGAAAACGACGAGATCAACGTTCAGGACGTCTATCAGTGGCAGGCCGAGACAGACGAGTTCCTCCGCATGAGCGACTCGAACACCTTAGAGGAGATCCGCTTCGACCGCGGGTGGACCCGATCCACCCTGGAGGAGGAACTGTTCAAGCGGCAGGTCGTCCTCGCGTATCTCATCGAGAACGGTCTCAACACGTACACGCAGGTAGCGGCCACCGTCCAGGCGTTCATCAACGACGAGGAGACAATCCTCGCGCTCATGGCGGAGGGGCGCCTCGAACGCAGCCTGGAGGACCTCCGCGAGATGGAGTCCGTGCTGATCGACATCGATCCGGAGAAGGAGGCGATGGTTCCCCGTCCCGATCCGAACGAGCGGGGACTCGAGCTCTGTGCCGACCTTCTCGACCGTGCCGAGTCGGAACTGTTCGACGACTACCGCGGCGAGGACGTCGCCGGCATCGACGACGCTCTGGGTGGGATAGAGGGTGCCGCCGACGTGACGGCCGAGGCGGGTGCCGAGTCACCACCGGTCGAGCCGGGTGACACGGCTGCCGTCGACGACGACGCCCCGGACGGGAGCGGGGAGGAAGACGCCGCCGATCCGGCCCCGTTCGCGGACGACCCCGACGACGAGTTCGACATCTCCTTCGACGCTCCGGACGCGGACGACGGATGGGGTGGGGCAGCGGACGACGTGAGCGACGCGGGCGTGGACGACGTCTCGCTCGACCCGACGGCGGACGAAAGCGAAGAATCGACCGCCGAGACGGACACCGACGCGGGAGACGCCGAGGCGGACACCGACACGGGAGACGCCGAGACGGACACCGACACGGGAGACGCCGAGGCGGACATCGACGGGTGGGGCTTCGGTGACGTGACCGACACCGACGACGGGGAGGACTGA
- a CDS encoding type II secretion system F family protein, whose protein sequence is MSLDTGTGLDRSVDSLGDLFYPLFRRLFDEDGDFVDDVETKLAQARMATTVELYLSRALAVGVLLGLVLWVLGTFVGYSLFALGVLSPETFSTGAHIPNETVVSFIERIKVPAAVGILGLVTGSIGFITGFGTLVAIPYSRASGREREINMLLSDSISFMYALSVGGLNQLEILEAMARAEDTYGEVAQEFQSIVQETKYFGTDYRNAIREQAAETPSDDLSQFLTDMLSIVNSGGNMEAFLSDKKDKHMRTAKQQQEVTLDTLELFGEMYMTLSLFPLLLIIILVIMSMLGEAQEFMLFGTVYALIPITGVMFLVLVSTVKQDEPGDGYLQPAGSDDHDPVADAERGGLRHLGIVEGFVGTFGIFDRIKSREGTFRTKQLLRNPHHFFRDHPTYTLALTAPAALVLLAFAGVSGAAPTTWDGMVAAPVWGTFVWVYVPLYVLLIPLGVFHEWSVRTRAAITGKLSDNLRKLSSANDTGQTLLESIQTTAETSSGKLADELDVIYAKVNYGMSLRNALIEFNNKYHVPRLARTVKLISKAQEASSQITQVLTTAAQASENQDDIERERRSRTRMQVAIILMTYLTLLGVMAILKTQFLDVMAGLTEQASGSGGGGGSSQFGGGIDTQLLSLLFFHAVTLQAVLSGIISGYIRTAKLMAGIKFVVILQTIALAVWLVVG, encoded by the coding sequence GTGAGTCTCGACACCGGAACCGGTCTGGATCGGAGCGTCGATAGCCTCGGCGACCTGTTTTACCCACTCTTTCGGCGGCTGTTCGACGAGGACGGCGACTTCGTCGACGACGTGGAGACGAAACTGGCACAGGCGCGGATGGCGACGACCGTCGAACTCTACCTCTCGCGGGCGCTCGCTGTCGGCGTCCTCCTCGGACTCGTGCTGTGGGTTCTCGGTACGTTCGTCGGATACAGCCTCTTCGCGCTCGGTGTCCTCTCACCCGAGACGTTCTCGACGGGGGCGCATATCCCCAACGAAACCGTCGTGTCGTTCATCGAGCGGATCAAGGTCCCCGCGGCCGTCGGTATTCTCGGCCTCGTCACGGGATCGATCGGCTTCATCACGGGCTTTGGCACCCTCGTCGCCATCCCCTATTCGCGGGCTTCGGGCCGTGAACGGGAGATCAACATGCTGCTTTCGGACTCCATTTCGTTCATGTACGCCCTCTCGGTTGGGGGGCTCAACCAACTGGAGATCCTGGAGGCGATGGCCCGTGCCGAGGACACCTACGGCGAGGTGGCCCAGGAGTTCCAGAGCATCGTCCAGGAGACGAAGTATTTCGGGACCGACTATCGGAACGCCATCCGGGAGCAGGCGGCCGAGACTCCGAGTGACGACCTCTCACAGTTCCTGACCGATATGCTCTCTATCGTCAATTCCGGCGGGAATATGGAGGCCTTTCTCTCCGACAAGAAGGACAAGCACATGCGCACCGCCAAACAGCAACAGGAGGTCACGCTCGATACCCTCGAACTGTTCGGCGAGATGTACATGACCCTCTCGCTGTTTCCTCTCCTTCTGATCATCATCCTCGTCATCATGAGCATGCTCGGCGAGGCCCAGGAGTTCATGCTGTTCGGGACGGTGTACGCGCTCATACCGATCACCGGCGTGATGTTTCTGGTGCTGGTCTCGACGGTGAAACAGGACGAACCCGGCGACGGCTACCTCCAGCCCGCGGGCAGCGACGACCACGACCCCGTCGCCGACGCCGAACGCGGTGGCCTCCGACATCTCGGCATCGTCGAGGGGTTCGTCGGTACCTTCGGCATCTTCGACCGAATCAAATCCCGCGAGGGGACCTTCCGAACGAAACAGCTCCTGCGGAACCCGCATCACTTCTTCCGGGACCATCCGACATACACGCTCGCGCTGACCGCCCCCGCGGCGCTGGTGTTGCTGGCCTTCGCGGGTGTGAGCGGCGCGGCGCCGACGACGTGGGACGGCATGGTGGCGGCGCCCGTCTGGGGCACCTTCGTCTGGGTGTACGTCCCGCTGTACGTCCTGTTGATCCCGCTCGGCGTCTTCCACGAGTGGAGCGTCCGGACCCGTGCGGCGATCACCGGAAAACTCTCCGACAACCTCCGGAAACTGTCGAGTGCGAACGATACTGGACAGACGCTACTGGAGTCGATTCAGACCACCGCGGAGACGTCCTCGGGCAAACTCGCCGACGAACTCGACGTCATCTACGCCAAGGTGAACTACGGGATGAGCCTGCGGAACGCGCTGATCGAGTTCAACAACAAGTATCACGTCCCACGGCTGGCGCGGACGGTAAAGCTCATCAGCAAGGCCCAGGAGGCCTCCAGTCAGATCACCCAGGTGTTGACGACGGCCGCCCAGGCCAGCGAAAACCAGGACGACATCGAGCGCGAGCGCCGCTCCCGGACCCGGATGCAGGTGGCGATCATCCTGATGACCTACCTCACCCTGCTCGGCGTGATGGCCATCCTCAAGACGCAGTTCCTCGACGTCATGGCGGGGCTGACCGAGCAGGCTTCCGGGAGCGGCGGCGGCGGTGGCTCCTCGCAGTTCGGCGGTGGCATCGACACACAGCTCCTGTCGCTGCTCTTTTTCCACGCCGTCACCCTCCAGGCCGTCCTCTCGGGGATCATCAGCGGCTACATCCGGACGGCGAAGCTGATGGCCGGCATCAAGTTCGTGGTGATCCTGCAAACGATCGCGCTGGCCGTATGGCTGGTGGTTGGATGA
- a CDS encoding DUF7287 family protein: MIDDRGQTTLDFAIGTSVFLVTVAFVVAFVPGIFQPFADGPQEELASVDRIADTIVHDLLDGGDDTTALDRECTIYLFNDTDTDPDTCPFDDADPLAEQVGLTERHHVNVTVVGGDPNGDSPNPVCTDGENVFVSESDDCTSGVALDAGEPLPDSGASVIGRRIVHVDGTIATIIVRMW, encoded by the coding sequence ATGATCGACGACCGCGGACAGACGACGCTCGATTTCGCCATCGGCACCAGCGTGTTTCTCGTCACCGTCGCCTTCGTCGTGGCCTTCGTTCCCGGCATCTTCCAACCGTTCGCCGACGGCCCGCAGGAGGAACTCGCAAGTGTCGACCGGATCGCCGACACCATCGTCCACGACCTCCTCGACGGCGGCGACGACACCACCGCGCTGGACCGGGAGTGTACCATCTACCTGTTCAACGACACGGACACCGACCCCGACACCTGTCCGTTCGACGACGCGGATCCGCTCGCCGAACAGGTCGGCCTCACCGAGAGGCACCACGTGAACGTCACCGTCGTGGGCGGCGATCCGAACGGCGACTCGCCGAACCCGGTCTGTACCGACGGAGAAAACGTCTTCGTGAGCGAATCCGACGACTGCACGAGCGGCGTCGCCCTCGACGCGGGCGAACCCCTCCCCGACAGCGGTGCGTCGGTGATCGGTCGGCGGATCGTCCACGTCGACGGGACCATCGCGACGATAATCGTCAGGATGTGGTGA
- a CDS encoding DUF7266 family protein, which yields MTLRVDRRGSSTTLGYVLSLGIAAILISGLIVAGGGLMESQRDQSARTELQVVGQTLAEEVASAGRLADCPSCELRLRVDLPTRIAGGAYLIEVTDAAGTGIYRVVLNTSVTDVTASVRFRSRLPVDETSVAGGPVVIVYDSGTLEVRDAE from the coding sequence GTGACCCTCCGTGTGGACCGCCGGGGAAGTTCGACGACGCTCGGTTACGTCCTGTCGCTCGGTATCGCTGCGATCCTCATTTCGGGGCTGATCGTCGCCGGGGGTGGGCTGATGGAGAGTCAGCGCGACCAGTCGGCACGGACCGAACTCCAGGTGGTCGGACAGACGCTCGCCGAGGAGGTGGCGAGCGCGGGACGACTCGCGGACTGTCCGTCGTGTGAACTCCGACTTCGGGTCGACCTCCCCACCCGCATCGCCGGCGGAGCCTATCTGATCGAGGTGACCGACGCCGCCGGCACGGGGATCTATCGAGTCGTCCTGAACACGAGCGTGACTGACGTGACGGCCTCGGTTCGCTTCCGGTCGCGACTCCCCGTCGACGAGACCAGCGTCGCTGGCGGCCCGGTCGTGATCGTGTACGACTCGGGAACTCTGGAGGTGCGCGACGCCGAATGA